In a single window of the Bos taurus isolate L1 Dominette 01449 registration number 42190680 breed Hereford chromosome 23, ARS-UCD2.0, whole genome shotgun sequence genome:
- the LOC616942 gene encoding major histocompatibility complex, class I, A-like precursor: MRVMGSRTLVLLLPGALVLTETWAGSHSLRYFYTAVSRPGLEEPRFIIVGYVDDMQFVRFDSDAPDPRMEPRARWVEQERPEYWDQATQRTKDTKQTFRANLNNLRGYYNQSEAGDVRLRRGVGRGFPARYDQFAYDGRDYIALNEDLRSWTAADPAAQVSKRKIEQSGAAKGERNYLNRECVEGLRRYLETGKDTLLRTDPPKTHVTCHPISGREVTLRCWALGFYPEEILLTWQRDGEDQTQDMELVETRPSGDGTFQKWAALVVPSGEEQRHTCRVQHEGLQEPRTLRWEPPETSFLTMGIIVGLVLLVVAVVAVVTGAVIWRKKRSGERGHYTQAESSELPSYQSSDVCDQSSHGS, translated from the exons ATGCGGGTCATGGGGTCGAGAACCCTCGTCCTGCTGCTGCCGGGTGCGCTGGTCCTGACCGAGACCTGGGCGG gctCCCACTCCCTGAGGTATTTCTACACCGCCGTGTCCCGACCCGGCCTCGAGGAGCCCCGCTTTATCATCGTCGGCTACGTGGACGACATGCAGTTCGTGCGGTTCGACAGCGACGCCCCGGATCCGAGGATGGAGCCGCGGGCACGGTGGGTGGAGCAGGAGCGGCCGGAGTATTGGGATCAGGCGACGCAGAGAACTAAGGACACCAAACAGACTTTCCGAGCGAACCTGAACAACCTGCGCGGCTACTACAACCAGAGCGAGGCCG GAGATGTACGGCTGCGACGTGGGGTCGGACGGGGGTTTCCTGCGCGGTATGATCAGTTCGCCTACGATGGCAGAGATTACATCGCTCTGAACGAGGACCTGCGCTCCTGGACCGCGGCGGACCCGGCGGCTCAGGTCTCCAAACGCAAGATTGAGCAGAGTGGTGCTGCGAAGGGCGAGAGGAACTACCTGAACCGCGAGTGCGTGGAGGGGCTCCGCAGATACCTAGAGACCGGAAAGGACACGCTGCTGCGCACAG ACCCTCCAAAGACACATGTGACCTGTCACCCCATCTCTGGCCGTGAGGTCACCCTGAGGTGCTGGGCCCTGGGCTTCTACCCTGAGGAGATCTTACTGACCTGGCAGCGTGACGGGGAGGACCAGACCCAGGACATGGAGCTTGTGGAGACCAGGCCTTCAGGGGATGGAACCTTCCAGAAGTGGGCGGCCCTGGTGGTGCCTTCTGGAGAGGAGCAGAGACACACATGCCGTGTGCAGCATGAGGGACTTCAGGAGCCCCGCACCCTGAGATGGG AACCTCCTGAGACCTCCTTCCTCACCATGGGCATCATTGTTGGCCTGGTTCTCCTTGTGGTAGCTGTGGTGGCTGTGGTGACTGGAGCTGTGATTTGGAGGAAGAAGCGCTCAG GTGAAAGAGGGCACTACACTCAGGCTGAAA GCAGTGAACTTCCATCATACCAGAGCTCTGATGTGTGTGACCAGAGCTCTCATGGATCCTAG